The following are encoded in a window of Sphingobium sp. AP49 genomic DNA:
- a CDS encoding DUF1330 domain-containing protein, with protein sequence MPAYMIITREGPITDQAAMDAYSAMNRANAATFVAHYGIRPLAVYGAQQLLEGDGADGAIILEFPDAAKARAWYDSPEYQAALPLRMQAAPYRVLLVEGL encoded by the coding sequence ATGCCCGCATATATGATCATCACCCGCGAAGGCCCGATCACCGATCAGGCCGCGATGGACGCCTATAGCGCGATGAACCGCGCCAATGCGGCGACCTTCGTCGCCCATTACGGCATCCGCCCGCTCGCCGTCTATGGCGCGCAGCAATTGCTGGAGGGCGACGGCGCGGACGGCGCGATCATCCTGGAATTTCCCGACGCCGCCAAGGCCCGCGCCTGGTATGACAGCCCCGAATATCAGGCCGCGCTCCCGCTGCGGATGCAGGCTGCGCCCTATCGCGTGCTGCTGGTCGAGGGTCTTTAA
- a CDS encoding biotin/lipoyl-containing protein → MATDILLPKIGFSMTEAQIAEWLAEDGATVTEGQPLYLLEADKSANEVEAPASGTLRIIAQPGETYEVGTVLGTIE, encoded by the coding sequence ATGGCCACCGACATCCTGCTGCCCAAGATCGGCTTTTCGATGACCGAGGCGCAGATTGCCGAATGGCTGGCCGAAGACGGCGCGACCGTCACCGAGGGCCAGCCGCTCTATCTGCTCGAAGCCGACAAGTCGGCGAACGAGGTCGAGGCGCCGGCCAGCGGCACGTTGCGCATCATCGCCCAGCCGGGCGAAACCTATGAGGTCGGTACCGTCCTGGGCACGATCGAGTAA
- a CDS encoding thiamine pyrophosphate-dependent dehydrogenase E1 component subunit alpha, whose protein sequence is MAELSNAPAPSPEALVDIYRRMIRIERNDDAIRKTIRLGRLVMPYYSARGQEVIPATISSLLTDDDKICTIYRGIHDMVAKDMPLRPLWAEIAGRVDGTCKGKGGPMHLTHPETGVMVTTGIVGSSMPIANGLAWAAKLDGSKRVTIAYFGDGASNIGAFHEALNLASVWKLPVIFVCQNNGFAEHTRYENGTSVDFIAKRAIGYGMPGHTVDGNDPLAMYAAAHEAITRAREGEGPTLLECKTFRFLGHVLGDDDKYMTKEEKAAAIAKDPLPAFKAWLVAQGHATEDQLAQMQAKIEAEVEDAQEFGLASPLPSVDELRRDVFAEEMPA, encoded by the coding sequence ATGGCAGAGCTGAGCAACGCCCCGGCGCCAAGCCCGGAAGCGCTGGTGGACATCTACCGCCGCATGATCCGGATCGAGCGCAACGACGACGCGATCCGCAAGACCATTCGCCTCGGGCGGCTGGTCATGCCCTATTATTCGGCACGCGGGCAGGAGGTGATTCCCGCCACCATCTCGTCGCTGCTGACCGATGATGACAAGATCTGCACCATCTATCGCGGCATTCACGACATGGTGGCCAAGGACATGCCGCTGCGCCCGCTCTGGGCGGAGATTGCCGGCCGCGTCGATGGCACCTGCAAGGGCAAGGGCGGACCGATGCACCTTACCCATCCCGAAACCGGGGTGATGGTGACGACCGGCATCGTCGGTTCCTCCATGCCGATCGCCAACGGCCTTGCCTGGGCGGCAAAGCTCGACGGATCGAAGCGGGTGACGATCGCCTATTTCGGCGACGGCGCATCGAACATCGGCGCCTTCCACGAGGCGCTGAACCTGGCGTCGGTGTGGAAGCTGCCGGTGATCTTCGTCTGCCAGAATAACGGTTTTGCCGAACATACGCGCTACGAAAATGGCACCTCGGTCGACTTCATCGCCAAGCGCGCGATCGGTTACGGCATGCCCGGTCATACCGTCGACGGCAATGATCCGCTCGCCATGTATGCCGCCGCGCATGAGGCGATCACCCGCGCCCGCGAGGGCGAGGGGCCGACCCTGCTGGAATGCAAGACCTTCCGTTTCCTGGGTCACGTCCTGGGCGACGACGACAAATATATGACCAAGGAAGAAAAGGCTGCGGCGATCGCCAAGGATCCATTGCCGGCCTTCAAGGCATGGCTGGTGGCACAGGGCCATGCGACCGAAGATCAATTGGCGCAGATGCAGGCCAAGATCGAGGCCGAGGTCGAGGATGCCCAGGAATTCGGGCTCGCCAGCCCGCTGCCGTCGGTCGACGAACTGCGCCGCGACGTGTTTGCCGAGGAGATGCCCGCATGA
- a CDS encoding NAD(P)-dependent alcohol dehydrogenase codes for MTNMLTAVARGGEGIEGIAIRTAPIPAAGPGEALVRLTAATLNFRDLIIARGMMPGLAKEPDYVPLSCATGEVVAIGEAVSHVKPGDRVNPIFALGWLEGRQPSMAMLGGSTDGVARQYAVFPAESLCIVPDSLGDLEAATLTCAGLTAWNALFLPRPLQPGEWILCQGTGGVSIAALQFAKAAGAHVAITSSSDAKLARARALGADVTVNYRTDPDWPGAIRRALGGRGVDILVDVVGASQIETAAALLNPGGVIAAIGMLGSEFSWHFADVGGHPVARISVGNRAEHEAMLAFCAQHRIRPVVDAVYDLSRLADAYRHLESGDFFGKIGINLL; via the coding sequence ATGACGAATATGCTGACCGCCGTCGCCAGGGGTGGCGAAGGGATTGAAGGGATCGCGATCCGCACGGCGCCGATCCCGGCGGCCGGCCCCGGCGAGGCGCTGGTACGGTTGACGGCAGCGACGCTCAATTTCCGCGATCTCATCATCGCCAGAGGCATGATGCCGGGCCTCGCCAAGGAACCCGATTATGTACCGCTGTCCTGCGCCACCGGGGAAGTCGTCGCGATCGGCGAAGCTGTATCGCATGTAAAGCCGGGCGACCGGGTCAACCCGATCTTCGCGCTGGGCTGGCTGGAGGGACGCCAACCGAGCATGGCGATGCTGGGCGGCAGTACCGATGGGGTCGCGCGCCAATATGCCGTTTTTCCGGCTGAAAGCCTGTGCATCGTGCCGGACTCGCTCGGCGATCTGGAGGCGGCAACGCTGACCTGCGCCGGCCTCACTGCCTGGAATGCGCTGTTCCTGCCGCGCCCGCTCCAACCCGGCGAATGGATATTGTGCCAGGGCACCGGCGGCGTCTCGATCGCCGCACTGCAATTTGCCAAGGCGGCGGGTGCCCATGTCGCGATTACATCCTCCTCCGACGCGAAGCTGGCGCGCGCCCGTGCGCTGGGCGCCGACGTCACGGTCAACTATCGCACCGATCCGGATTGGCCCGGTGCGATCCGCCGCGCACTTGGCGGACGCGGAGTCGACATATTGGTCGATGTGGTCGGCGCCAGCCAGATCGAGACCGCAGCCGCCCTGCTCAACCCCGGCGGCGTGATCGCTGCGATCGGCATGCTGGGATCGGAATTCAGCTGGCACTTCGCGGATGTCGGCGGCCATCCGGTCGCCCGCATCTCGGTCGGCAACCGCGCCGAACATGAGGCGATGCTGGCCTTCTGCGCGCAGCACCGCATCCGCCCGGTGGTTGATGCCGTCTATGATTTATCCCGCCTGGCCGACGCCTATCGCCATCTGGAAAGTGGCGATTTCTTCGGCAAGATCGGGATCAACCTGCTTTAG
- a CDS encoding FAD-dependent oxidoreductase, with the protein MNGFDETFDWVVVGSGAGSMSSALVMRKAGKSVAILEKSPWAGGTTAKSGGVMWIPANPFMLADGEKDSADAAMTYLDALQQLDGNPAPGTSRDKRLAYVSQAPRAIDFLVDNGIALQRGSTFWPDYYDEQPGGCKTSRTVVAKPFNRKELGDWADKLRQGFAEFNVTLVEGMEAQGHRRTNKAAGRLLARIALRTIRDKLFGRKYTTAGAALQGRMLKAALAAGVDVRLDSPVSELIVGDDGVIGAVTMKDGKPWRIGARLGVLVNAGGFARNQAMRDHYMPGTRAQWSQTPEGDTGEMLQELERVGGQLAQMDQMVGYQMTPAPGWDKGYVAPGAQSMTGKPHAILVDQSGVRYMNEGGSYELYCETMLKRNAAVPSWAIFDRQYVGLYAVAGRFIDKAIPDGWIEDGYLHRADTLEGLAHSIGVDAVALAATVARWNGFVAKGVDEDFHRGERAYDNCGFVGDPFSDQSALGSIEQGPFYAVPVVPGDVSTYGGVITDAKGRVVGADGGVIPGLYATGVSTASVMGNVYPGAGSSIGPSMVFGYIAAKHAAGLDNQF; encoded by the coding sequence ATGAACGGGTTCGACGAGACGTTCGATTGGGTGGTCGTTGGCAGCGGCGCCGGATCGATGAGTTCGGCGCTCGTCATGCGCAAGGCCGGTAAATCCGTCGCCATTCTGGAAAAATCCCCCTGGGCGGGTGGCACGACCGCCAAGTCTGGTGGCGTGATGTGGATACCGGCCAATCCTTTCATGCTGGCGGATGGCGAGAAGGACAGCGCGGACGCGGCGATGACCTATCTTGATGCGTTGCAGCAACTGGATGGCAATCCGGCCCCGGGCACCTCGCGTGACAAGCGGCTGGCCTATGTCAGCCAGGCGCCACGCGCGATCGACTTTCTGGTCGATAATGGCATCGCGTTGCAACGCGGATCGACCTTCTGGCCGGATTATTATGACGAACAGCCGGGCGGCTGCAAAACCTCGCGCACGGTCGTCGCCAAGCCGTTCAACCGCAAGGAACTGGGCGATTGGGCCGACAAGCTGCGCCAGGGTTTCGCGGAATTCAATGTGACCCTGGTCGAGGGGATGGAAGCGCAGGGGCATCGGCGAACGAACAAGGCGGCGGGCAGGCTGCTCGCCCGGATCGCGCTGCGTACCATTCGCGACAAGCTGTTCGGGCGCAAATATACCACGGCCGGCGCGGCGCTGCAGGGACGGATGCTCAAGGCGGCGTTGGCGGCGGGCGTCGACGTCCGGCTGGATTCGCCGGTCAGCGAACTGATCGTCGGGGATGATGGCGTCATTGGTGCTGTGACGATGAAGGACGGCAAGCCATGGCGGATCGGCGCGCGCCTGGGCGTGCTCGTCAATGCGGGCGGCTTTGCCCGGAATCAGGCGATGCGTGACCATTATATGCCGGGAACGCGCGCGCAATGGTCGCAGACCCCCGAAGGCGATACCGGCGAGATGCTTCAGGAACTGGAACGGGTCGGCGGCCAGTTGGCCCAGATGGACCAGATGGTCGGCTATCAGATGACCCCGGCGCCTGGCTGGGACAAGGGTTATGTCGCGCCTGGCGCCCAGTCGATGACTGGCAAGCCGCATGCCATCCTGGTCGACCAGAGCGGCGTCCGCTACATGAACGAAGGCGGCAGTTACGAACTATATTGCGAAACCATGCTCAAACGAAACGCGGCCGTACCGAGCTGGGCGATCTTCGACCGACAATATGTCGGCCTGTATGCGGTCGCCGGCCGCTTCATTGACAAGGCGATCCCCGATGGCTGGATTGAGGACGGCTATCTTCATAGGGCCGATACGCTGGAGGGTCTGGCCCACAGCATCGGCGTCGATGCCGTCGCGCTGGCGGCCACGGTTGCGCGCTGGAACGGCTTCGTTGCCAAGGGTGTGGACGAGGATTTTCACCGTGGCGAACGCGCCTATGACAATTGCGGTTTCGTCGGTGACCCGTTCTCGGATCAGAGCGCGCTCGGTTCGATCGAACAGGGGCCTTTCTATGCCGTGCCTGTCGTGCCCGGGGACGTCAGCACTTATGGCGGTGTCATCACCGATGCGAAGGGCAGGGTGGTCGGCGCAGATGGTGGTGTGATCCCAGGGCTGTACGCCACCGGGGTATCGACCGCGTCGGTGATGGGCAATGTCTATCCCGGTGCCGGTTCGAGTATCGGACCCTCGATGGTGTTCGGCTATATTGCGGCCAAGCATGCGGCCGGGCTGGACAATCAATTCTAG
- a CDS encoding carboxymuconolactone decarboxylase family protein produces MTDITPRIPHLPRDQWTDDAREVFAFWGEPNAWEEGSKTNVMMVMGNHPALGKVYNIWGKHLLMANTLSTRALELLILRVAWRVNSAYEWHNHVGYALNAGITLEEIGAVRDFPEGGDWVEEDALVLRSVDELIEDGKISDATWDGLGTYLDTRQKMDLVFSIGHYVMTSWALSSFDVGIEGGADPIGFDLRTGSGKTPGKTYKPGEADNWTDTRGY; encoded by the coding sequence ATGACCGACATCACCCCCCGCATTCCCCATCTGCCGCGCGACCAGTGGACCGACGACGCGCGCGAGGTCTTCGCCTTCTGGGGCGAGCCTAATGCCTGGGAGGAAGGGTCCAAGACCAATGTCATGATGGTGATGGGCAACCATCCCGCGCTGGGCAAGGTGTATAATATCTGGGGTAAGCATCTGTTGATGGCGAACACGCTGTCGACCCGCGCGCTCGAACTGCTGATCCTGCGCGTCGCCTGGCGGGTGAACTCGGCCTATGAGTGGCACAACCATGTCGGCTATGCGCTCAACGCCGGCATCACCCTGGAGGAAATCGGCGCGGTCCGCGATTTCCCCGAAGGCGGCGACTGGGTAGAGGAAGACGCGCTGGTGCTGCGCTCGGTCGACGAACTGATCGAGGATGGCAAGATCAGCGACGCCACCTGGGACGGGCTGGGTACCTATCTCGACACCCGGCAGAAAATGGATCTGGTCTTCTCGATCGGCCATTATGTCATGACCAGCTGGGCGCTCTCCTCCTTCGACGTCGGGATCGAGGGCGGGGCCGACCCGATCGGCTTCGACCTGCGCACCGGTTCGGGCAAGACGCCGGGCAAGACCTACAAGCCGGGAGAAGCCGACAATTGGACCGATACGCGCGGCTATTGA
- a CDS encoding HWE histidine kinase domain-containing protein yields the protein MADFDKVDLTNCDREPIHLLGAIQQPGFLIAVSTDWIIARVSNNIRDLLGMAPADLIGTPLPDYVSANFLHDLRNRISLLAEPDMVERLFACPLGPSGQIYDVAVHFSDGQIIIEAEPGTAAGGDSTNAVRAMMSRLDRTKDLTAFYREGARQVRALLGYDRVMVYKFAATGAGAVVAEACKPGIGSFLGLNYPASDIPKQARALYKRNLVRVIRDVNAEPVPIVPSIDGAGKRIDLSLSILRSVSPIHIEYLKNMGVAASLSISIIVNDELWGLFACHHYAPRAPTFERRSVCELFAEMFAMRLESRERRLISEYEQRARDISDQLLGAVASDETLLQDPDWLGDILTSAIPADGVGVWINGNYAFSGIVPPTEDFRRIVRALNALAAGRVYTTDHIGGLVDGAHAFADQVAGLLAIPISRSPRDYVILFRRELKQSVRWAGDPHKPIEYGPNGPRLTPRESFAEWQETVEGHAEPFTPSQIRVAETLRATLIEVVLRLADEAAAERRVSTARQEMLIAELNHRVRNILGVIRGLIRQSQPDSPEVQEFVRLVDGRIHALARAHNQITDDHWGPAPLGALIEAEAAAFAADRQSAILAEGEPTLLNPQAYSTMALVIHELVTNSTKYGSLSGEGEVHIGWSRDDSGDLTLVWQEVGGPPVTPPRRKGFGTTIVNRSVPYDLGGKARIDYAVDGVRATFVIPARHVSEARNLQGSAIQLPKPTVSSQKAVDPTLIGQKSVLLVEDSLIIALDAEDILNRFGASVSTASTPEAAHDLLDNSRFDFAILDINLGDQTSFGVADRLRELGTSYFFASGYGEQASLPMEHRSATVVQKPYTTHNIAKAIEEVFG from the coding sequence GTGGCGGACTTTGACAAGGTCGACCTGACCAACTGCGATCGCGAACCGATCCACCTCCTCGGCGCGATCCAGCAACCCGGGTTCCTGATCGCCGTCAGCACCGACTGGATCATCGCCCGGGTGTCGAACAATATCCGTGACCTTCTTGGCATGGCCCCTGCCGATCTTATCGGCACGCCCTTGCCGGACTATGTTTCGGCGAACTTTCTCCACGATCTGCGCAATCGCATATCCCTGCTGGCCGAACCCGACATGGTCGAGCGACTGTTTGCCTGCCCATTAGGCCCGTCGGGCCAAATTTATGACGTTGCCGTCCATTTTTCCGATGGCCAGATCATCATCGAAGCCGAGCCAGGCACCGCGGCCGGCGGCGATTCGACCAACGCGGTCCGCGCGATGATGTCGCGGCTCGATCGAACGAAGGACCTGACCGCCTTCTATCGGGAGGGCGCCCGCCAGGTCCGGGCACTGCTCGGCTATGACCGGGTGATGGTCTATAAATTCGCGGCGACCGGCGCAGGCGCCGTCGTGGCCGAGGCCTGCAAGCCCGGAATCGGCAGCTTCCTGGGCCTGAACTATCCGGCCAGCGACATTCCGAAACAGGCCCGCGCCCTCTACAAGCGCAACCTGGTGCGCGTCATCCGCGACGTAAACGCCGAACCCGTCCCAATCGTGCCGTCGATCGACGGCGCGGGCAAGCGGATCGACCTTTCGCTCTCCATCCTGCGATCGGTCTCCCCCATTCATATCGAATATCTCAAGAATATGGGGGTGGCCGCTTCGCTGTCGATCTCCATCATCGTCAATGACGAGTTGTGGGGCCTGTTCGCCTGCCATCATTATGCCCCGCGCGCGCCCACGTTCGAGCGACGGTCGGTATGCGAGCTGTTTGCCGAGATGTTCGCGATGCGGCTGGAATCGCGGGAACGTCGCCTTATCAGCGAATATGAGCAGCGTGCCCGCGACATTTCCGACCAGTTGCTGGGGGCCGTCGCATCCGACGAGACATTGCTCCAGGACCCCGACTGGCTCGGCGACATCCTGACCAGCGCGATCCCGGCCGATGGCGTGGGTGTATGGATCAACGGCAATTACGCTTTTTCCGGCATCGTCCCGCCGACCGAGGATTTCCGGAGAATTGTGCGCGCGCTCAACGCGCTGGCGGCGGGAAGGGTCTACACCACCGATCATATCGGCGGCCTGGTCGATGGTGCCCATGCGTTTGCCGACCAGGTCGCCGGCCTGCTCGCAATCCCCATTTCCCGTTCCCCGCGGGACTATGTCATCCTGTTTCGGCGTGAGCTGAAACAGTCCGTGCGCTGGGCCGGCGACCCGCACAAGCCGATTGAATATGGCCCGAACGGCCCGCGATTGACCCCGCGCGAGAGCTTCGCGGAATGGCAGGAAACGGTGGAAGGCCATGCCGAACCGTTTACGCCTTCACAGATCCGCGTCGCCGAAACACTGCGTGCAACCCTGATCGAAGTGGTGTTGCGGCTCGCCGACGAAGCCGCGGCCGAACGGCGCGTATCAACGGCACGCCAGGAGATGCTCATCGCCGAGCTCAATCACCGCGTGCGCAACATATTGGGCGTGATCCGGGGCCTGATCCGGCAGTCCCAGCCCGACAGCCCCGAAGTGCAGGAATTTGTGCGATTGGTTGACGGACGCATTCATGCGTTGGCCCGCGCCCATAATCAGATTACCGACGATCATTGGGGACCAGCACCGCTGGGCGCGCTGATCGAGGCCGAGGCCGCCGCCTTCGCTGCCGATCGACAGAGCGCCATCCTTGCCGAAGGGGAGCCAACCCTGCTCAATCCCCAGGCCTATTCGACGATGGCATTGGTGATCCACGAACTGGTCACCAACTCAACCAAATATGGCAGCCTGTCGGGCGAGGGCGAAGTGCATATCGGCTGGTCGCGCGACGACTCCGGCGACCTGACCCTGGTCTGGCAGGAGGTCGGGGGGCCGCCGGTCACGCCGCCCCGACGCAAGGGGTTCGGGACAACGATCGTCAATCGCTCCGTGCCCTACGACCTGGGCGGCAAGGCGCGCATCGACTATGCCGTGGACGGGGTGCGGGCGACATTCGTCATCCCGGCGCGCCATGTATCCGAAGCGCGCAATCTGCAGGGATCGGCAATCCAGTTGCCCAAACCGACGGTTTCGAGCCAAAAGGCCGTCGATCCGACCCTGATCGGCCAGAAATCCGTGCTGCTGGTCGAGGATAGCCTGATCATCGCGCTTGATGCCGAGGATATTCTCAACCGCTTTGGGGCGTCGGTATCGACGGCATCGACCCCGGAGGCGGCGCATGATCTGCTCGACAACAGCCGATTTGATTTCGCCATTCTCGACATCAATCTGGGCGACCAGACAAGTTTCGGCGTCGCCGACCGGCTGCGTGAACTGGGCACATCCTATTTCTTCGCATCGGGCTATGGCGAACAGGCAAGCCTGCCGATGGAGCATCGATCCGCCACCGTCGTGCAGAAACCCTACACCACCCACAATATCGCCAAGGCCATCGAAGAAGTGTTTGGCTGA
- a CDS encoding biliverdin-producing heme oxygenase produces MCEAFTSTAIDPTSRSMQLSDTSQNRRSRHDVHAALRSRTRDDHDRVDAAFAGYDLRDRDGYAGFLTAHARALPALEAALAPCALLPDWTGRTDALLADLKALDMPVPAALPVEGAYDGAARWGALYVLEGSRLGGVFLARQVGDGLPKAYLSAAHAQGGWQRILATIEDAAQGEAWLDAAIRGAKQAFAVFAAAALVDQRAR; encoded by the coding sequence ATGTGCGAAGCATTTACATCGACGGCCATCGATCCTACCTCCCGTTCGATGCAATTGTCCGACACCAGCCAGAACCGTCGATCCCGCCATGATGTGCATGCCGCATTGCGCAGCCGGACCCGGGACGACCATGACAGGGTCGATGCGGCTTTCGCCGGTTATGATCTGCGCGACCGGGACGGTTATGCCGGCTTCCTGACCGCCCATGCCCGTGCGCTGCCGGCGCTGGAAGCGGCGCTGGCCCCGTGCGCGCTGCTGCCCGACTGGACCGGACGGACCGATGCCCTGCTGGCCGATCTCAAAGCGCTAGACATGCCTGTCCCGGCAGCTCTGCCGGTCGAAGGCGCCTATGACGGGGCGGCGCGCTGGGGCGCGCTCTATGTGTTGGAAGGATCACGGTTGGGCGGTGTATTCCTGGCCCGACAGGTCGGGGATGGCTTGCCCAAGGCCTATCTTTCGGCGGCGCATGCGCAGGGCGGGTGGCAACGCATCCTTGCGACGATCGAGGATGCCGCGCAGGGCGAGGCCTGGCTGGACGCGGCAATCCGTGGCGCCAAACAGGCTTTCGCGGTCTTTGCCGCCGCTGCGCTTGTGGATCAGCGCGCGCGCTGA
- a CDS encoding Gfo/Idh/MocA family oxidoreductase, with amino-acid sequence MVLRVGIVSAAWGAFAHLPAWRAIPGIEVTAICTSREETARAAQQRLGLPRAFWNAEEMCADPDIDIVDLGTRPSVRLPMVLAALAHGKHVYNASPHAPDWAGAQAIDTAWRDSSSIGVVDAFSQYLPALRQMKAMLDDDHIGTPLGGTCHFNISLFNQPNKLFPYNWFAQAGQGVSAVRNNGSHALYLLLHLLGPIAELVADDSRILQRWTFPDGDTITPETTDLANVILRFESGLVLQMQISWSMALHDGFLLDLFGEKGRMVSTSPTFPTARDCTLRAGQLGGTLEAVALPDAFKQTPGIALDWQSEPQPSYPMALSMQAMVEAIHGRGVAAPDFARALEVERIQEAIRVSSAERRWVRIGDIV; translated from the coding sequence ATGGTGTTGCGCGTCGGTATCGTCAGCGCCGCCTGGGGCGCCTTCGCGCATCTGCCTGCCTGGCGCGCCATCCCGGGCATCGAGGTGACGGCGATCTGCACCTCGCGTGAGGAGACGGCACGCGCCGCGCAACAGCGGCTGGGCCTGCCACGTGCCTTCTGGAATGCGGAGGAGATGTGCGCCGATCCCGACATCGACATTGTCGACCTCGGCACCCGGCCCAGCGTCCGCCTGCCGATGGTGCTGGCCGCGCTCGCCCATGGCAAGCATGTCTATAATGCCAGCCCCCATGCGCCCGACTGGGCCGGGGCGCAGGCGATCGACACGGCCTGGCGCGACAGTAGCAGCATCGGCGTGGTCGATGCCTTCTCGCAATATCTGCCCGCCCTGCGCCAGATGAAGGCGATGCTGGACGACGACCATATCGGCACGCCGCTCGGCGGTACCTGCCATTTCAACATCTCGCTGTTCAACCAGCCCAACAAGCTGTTCCCCTATAACTGGTTCGCGCAGGCCGGGCAGGGCGTGTCGGCGGTGCGCAACAATGGCAGCCATGCGCTCTATCTGCTGCTCCATCTGCTCGGCCCGATCGCCGAGCTGGTCGCCGATGATAGCCGGATATTGCAGCGCTGGACCTTCCCGGACGGTGACACCATCACGCCGGAAACCACCGACCTCGCCAATGTCATCCTGCGCTTTGAAAGCGGGCTGGTGCTGCAGATGCAGATCAGTTGGAGCATGGCCCTGCATGACGGTTTCCTGCTCGACCTGTTCGGCGAGAAGGGGCGGATGGTGTCGACCTCGCCCACTTTCCCGACCGCGCGAGACTGTACGCTGCGCGCGGGGCAATTGGGCGGCACGCTGGAGGCGGTGGCCCTGCCCGACGCCTTCAAACAGACGCCCGGCATCGCCCTCGACTGGCAGAGCGAACCCCAGCCCAGCTATCCGATGGCGCTGTCGATGCAGGCCATGGTGGAGGCGATCCATGGTCGCGGCGTGGCGGCCCCGGACTTTGCCCGCGCGCTGGAGGTGGAGCGCATCCAGGAAGCCATCCGCGTGTCGAGCGCCGAACGCCGCTGGGTCCGGATTGGCGATATCGTCTGA
- a CDS encoding enoyl-CoA hydratase/isomerase family protein yields the protein MSQDLPQYRTIQLERRARLLVVTLNRPEALNAVNLDLHDELPEALTFAGRDNGSDVVLLTGAGRAFSAGGDIAHMEHNAANPHLFDHEARQAKRIVSALLDIEKPVVCRMNGHAVGLGASIALLCDIIFAAEGAKIGDPHVGIGLVAGDGGAVIWAQRIGIAKAKEYLLTGELLSATKAAEIGLINHCMPADELDAAVDAFCAKLLAGAPNAIRWTKILTNMELKRIASAVMDAGIAYESLSVRTADHREGIAALKEKRTAKFTGR from the coding sequence ATGAGCCAAGACCTGCCCCAATATCGCACTATCCAGCTTGAACGGCGCGCGCGGCTGCTGGTGGTCACGCTGAACCGGCCCGAGGCGCTGAATGCGGTCAATCTCGACCTGCATGACGAACTGCCCGAGGCACTGACCTTTGCAGGCCGCGACAATGGGTCGGACGTGGTGTTGCTGACCGGCGCCGGCCGCGCCTTTTCGGCCGGCGGCGACATCGCCCATATGGAGCATAATGCCGCCAACCCGCATCTCTTCGACCATGAGGCGCGGCAGGCCAAACGGATCGTGTCCGCTCTGCTCGATATCGAAAAGCCGGTGGTGTGCCGGATGAACGGCCATGCCGTAGGGCTGGGCGCGTCGATCGCGTTGCTGTGCGACATCATCTTTGCCGCCGAGGGCGCGAAAATCGGCGATCCGCATGTCGGCATCGGCCTGGTCGCGGGCGATGGCGGCGCGGTCATCTGGGCGCAGCGGATCGGCATCGCCAAGGCGAAAGAATATCTGCTGACTGGCGAATTGCTGAGCGCGACCAAGGCGGCGGAGATCGGCCTCATCAACCACTGCATGCCAGCCGACGAGCTAGACGCGGCGGTCGATGCCTTCTGCGCGAAGCTGCTGGCCGGCGCCCCAAACGCGATCCGCTGGACCAAGATCCTGACCAATATGGAACTGAAGCGGATCGCCTCTGCAGTGATGGACGCCGGCATCGCCTATGAATCGCTCAGCGTCCGTACCGCCGACCATCGCGAAGGCATTGCCGCCCTCAAGGAAAAGCGGACAGCGAAGTTTACCGGGCGATAG